AAGTAGGTCGCTTGACTAATCCCGGCGCGGCGACAAATCTCCGCAACCGGAATCCCGTCTGCCCCCTGCTTCAGAATGAACGCCTTCTGCGCGTCCGAAAACCTCGATGCCTTCATCGTTCTCCGCTCCCCCAGCCAGGAAAGCTAGCGCGGAAAACTCCAATTATGAACGGTCCAATTCTGTGGGTTCAGAGCAACCGCCGTCGAAAGCCGCTACGGACAAGTCAATCGCTTGGCGCAAACGATCGAGTGGCTCTCCGAAAACGATCGGGTACATCGCCTGCGAAACCAGAGCGATGGCGCGCGACATCGGACTGGAGCCGAGGACAACGCCCGGTACGGAGCCCGCAGTCAAACGGCATGGCAGAGGCCTTCGTAGGCCATGAAGCGCGACTACATCCGCATCTCACCCTGCCGGACGCCAGAACCGTAATGGAAAACCTTCCTTTGTGGATCGAGCGTTACAACACTCTTCATCCCCACAAAGCACTCGGCTATCGTTCACCCTGCGAGTTCATCGCAGAGCAAACCCAACCGTGATCGTGTCCGATCATTCAGGGGCAACAACAGTCGCCTGCCAGAACCCGAAAACTAATATTGACGTCATTTTGGTTATGTGCAAGCTTTCTCTCTCAGTGGCGGGCTAGCCACTGTAACATCAGCGCCGAGTTCGACTTGCAGGTTTTCCTGCCAGTGCGATTATGTGGCGCGTGGCATTCTCAAAACTGAACATTATTTCATCGCCTGAGATGGCTGTTGTCGGCATTTGGCCGCAGCCTCGAAGGAGGTGAAAGATCAATAAGGGGAACGCAATGAGAACATCACTAAAAAAAGCTCTGGTATTGTTTGCGGCAACCGCACTTTCAATCGGAGGGGCCTTTGCTGAAGACGATCCAATTGTATTGGGTATACCAGGGGGATTAAGTGGTGCAAACAGTGTCACCGCCCCCGCAGTGTTGCAGGCAATGGAGCTTGCGATTTCAGAAATTAATGACGCCGGAGGAGTGTTGAACAGGAAGTTCGCCATGGAACTTGCCGACAGTGCCTCGAGTGCCGCGGGAGCCCAGAAAGCGTATGACTATCTCGTGTTTCAAAAGAAAGTTAATGTCATAATTTCATCGGAACCAAGTTCGGCCAGAAACGCAGGGCTACCGATCATCACTAGAGGAAAAATCCCCTATATCTATACTTCGTTCTATGAGGGTGGGTCTTGCAACAAATATCAACATATTGATGCTTGGGTACCACAGCAGATGGTGTCTCTCATGGTCGACGCCTTTATGAAAGATAAGGGTGCCAAAACATTCTTCCTGGTTGGAAACGACTACGCCTTTGGCCGTGGCCTCCTAGGCGACACTAACAAGTACATCACGGAGAAGGGCGGCACCGTCGTCGGAGAAGAATATAATCCGATCGACGCGAGCGATTGGACGTCGATTATCAGCAAAATCCGTGAGGCCAATCCAGACGCCATTATAACGTCGACAGCAGCCGGCGCGCCGAATGTCACGTTTACGAAGCAACTGCGATCAGCTGGTGTGACCGCATTGT
This region of Mesorhizobium australicum genomic DNA includes:
- a CDS encoding integrase core domain-containing protein produces the protein MAEAFVGHEARLHPHLTLPDARTVMENLPLWIERYNTLHPHKALGYRSPCEFIAEQTQP
- a CDS encoding substrate-binding protein, yielding MRTSLKKALVLFAATALSIGGAFAEDDPIVLGIPGGLSGANSVTAPAVLQAMELAISEINDAGGVLNRKFAMELADSASSAAGAQKAYDYLVFQKKVNVIISSEPSSARNAGLPIITRGKIPYIYTSFYEGGSCNKYQHIDAWVPQQMVSLMVDAFMKDKGAKTFFLVGNDYAFGRGLLGDTNKYITEKGGTVVGEEYNPIDASDWTSIISKIREANPDAIITSTAAGAPNVTFTKQLRSAGVTALYGNYALDEGTAKSLGADAEGIYLGGTYYTSIDSESNAKFLKALKDKFGAETKTASELSVPQYDAIHLYALAVAKAGTTDTDAVVKALSEVTFDGPRGPIQMSKQRHAPLTMYLAQVNAQGDTKIIKTEPNVDPGEQCPDL